Below is a genomic region from Pseudomonas sp. JQ170C.
AAAGATGAAGTGACCTTCGGTGTATTCCTCGACCGGCAACATGGTCGAGATGTACTCGCCTTCGTCCAGCGGTAACAGGTTGACCAGCGGTCGACCACGCGCGGCACGGGAGGCTTCGGGAATTTCGTAGGTCTTGAGCCAGTACACCTTGCCCTTGCTGGAGAACAGCAGCAGCGTGGTGTGGCTGTTGGCGACCAGCAGGTGCGAGATGTAGTCCTCGTCCTTGACGCCAGTGGCCGACTTGCCTTTGCCACCGCGACGCTGGGCCTGGTAGGCGGCGAGCGGCTGGGTCTTGGCATAACCGCCATGGGAGATGGTCACAACCCGGTCTTCTTCCGGAATCATGTCACCCAGGGTCAGGTCCAGGCGGGCATCGAGAATCTCGGTGCGGCGCACATCGCCATACTCGGCGCGAATCAGTTCCAGCTCTTCGCGGATCACTTCCATCAGGCGCTCGGCGCTGCTCAGGATGCGGATCAGCTCGCCAATCTGATTGAGGATCTCCTGGTACTCGGCCAGCAGCTTCTCGTGCTCCAGGCCGGTCAGGCGGTGCAAGCGCAGGTCAAGGATGGCCTGAGCCTGTTCCGGGGAGAGGAAGTACTTGCCGTCGCGCAGACCATACTGCTCGTCAAGGTTCTCCGGACGGCAGGAGTCGGCACCGGCGCGCTCGACCATCACTTGCACGGCGCTGGATTCCCAAGGCGTGCTGATCAACGCTTCCTTGGCCTCGGACGGCGTCGGCGAAGCCTTGATCAGGGCGATGACCGGATCGATGTTGGACAGGGCAACGGCCTGGCCTTCAAGGATATGGCCGCGCTCGCGGGCCTTGCGCAGCTCGAACACGGTACGGCGGGTGACCACTTCACGACGGTGACGGACGAACGCCTCGAGCAGGTCCTTGAGGTTCAGTACCCGTGGGCGACCATCGATCAGGGCAACGATGTTGATGCCGAAGACGCTCTGCAGCTGGGTCTGGGCGTAGAGGTTGTTGAGGATGACCTCTGGAACCTCGCCGCGACGCAGCTCGATGACGATGCGCATACCGTCCTTGTCGGACTCGTCGCGCAGCTCGGTGATACCTTCGAGTTTCTTTTCCTTGACCAGCTCGGCGATCTTCTCGATCAAGCGCGCCTTATTCAGTTGGTAAGGCAGCTCGGTAACGACGATCTGCTGGCGGCCACCGACCTTGTCGATGTCTTCGACAGTGGAGCGGGCACGCATGTAGATACGGCCGCGACCGGTGCGGTAGGCCTCGATAATGCCCTGGCGACCGTTGATGATGGCGGCGGTCGGGAAGTCCGGCCCCGGGATGAACTGCATCAGTTCATCGACCGTGATGTCGGCGTTGTCGATCAGCGCCAGGCAGCCATCAATGACTTCACCGAGGTTGTGCGGCGGAATGTTGGTCGCCATGCCCACGGCAATACCGCTGGAGCCGTTGACCAGCAGGTTGGGGATCTTGGTCGGCATGACCGCCGGAATCTGCTCGGTGCCATCGTAGTTGGGCACCCAGTCGACGGTTTCCTTGTGCAGATCGGCCAGCAGTTCATGAGCCAGCTTGGTCATGCGCACTTCGGTGTATCGCATGGCCGCGGCGTTATCGCCGTCCACCGAACCGAAGTTGCCCTGGCCGTCGACCAGCAAATAGCGCAGCGAAAACGGCTGCGCCATACGGACGATTGTGTCGTAGACCGCGGTATCACCGTGCGGGTGGTACTTACCGATCACATCACCGACCACACGGGCGGATTTCTTGTACGGTTTGTTCCAGTCGTTACCCAGTTCACTCATCGCATACAGAACGCGGCGATGCACGGGCTTCAAGCCATCACGCGCATCGGGCAGTGCACGCCCGACAATGACGCTCATCGCGTAGTCGAGGTAGGACTGTCTCAGTTCGTCTTCGATATTGACCGGGAGGATTTCTTTGGCCAGTTCGCCCATGAGAAGCCTGATTCCTTTTTCTGGTGAAACCTCGTCACATCCATATGGGACGAACGAAGCTCGCCGCTGCAAAGTGTCTCCTTGCAACGACTTACGACAAATCAACGAGTTAAGCCATGGATCTGCGCAGTAAAGACGGCCCCACGGGGCCACCTTGGAAACCGTCGGATGTTACCACAATCGCCCAGGCGGTGGGAGTGGGGTGCGGCACTACTACCCTACTGCTCGTCAGTAACGCCCGCTAGCCGCCGCAGCAGGCCGCAAGCGGGGGAAAAGACTCAATGCAATCGCTTGCGGCACATCAGTTGCGCCATTTTTACCGTGTCCGGGCGCTCGACAATGCCCTTCTCGGTCACGATTACATCAATCAGGTCTGCCGGCGTCACATCAAATACTGGATTGAACGCCTCTACATCGGCGCCTACCCGCTTGCCAGCGAACTCCAGCAGCTCACTGGCGCTACGCTCTTCGAGCAGGATGTCTTCGCCACTTTCCAGATTCATGTCGATGCTCGAACTCGACGCGACGACCATGAAGCGCACACCGTGGTGCATGGCATTGACCGCCAGTTGATAAGTCCCGATCTTGTTGGCCACATCGCCATTGGCGGCGATGCGATCGGCACCGACAACGACCCAGGTGATGCCCTTGGTCTTCATCAGGTGAGCAGCAGCGGAGTCGGCATTGACCGTCAGCGCAATGCCTTCCTCGGCCAGCTCCCAGGCGGTCAGGCGCGAGCCTTGCAACCAGGGCCGGGTTTCGTTGACGTAGACCCGCTCCACCATGCCCTCCATAGAGGCGGCACGAATCACGCCGAGCGCGGTACCAAAGCCACCGGTTGCCAGCGCCCCGGTATTGCAATGGGTCATCAAGGCCTGCTCATTACCCTGGTGCTTGCGAATCAGATCGACGCCCATTTGCGCCATGGTCAGGTTGGCCTCGCGATCGCTGTCATGGATAGCAACGGCTTCAGCGGCCATGATCGCCGCCACGTCCTCACCCGCCTTGACGCGCAACAGGCGCTCGCGCATGCGATTGAGGGCCCAGAACAGGTTGGCGCCGGTGGGCCGCGCGTGAACAAGCAGCTCGAAATCTTCTTCCAGGGCCATTTCCCAGTCATCGCCTTCAGCCAGGCGCTGGCGCACGGCCATGGCAAGCCCATAGGCCGCGCTGATGCCAATGGCTGGGGCTCCGCGCACCGTCATCGAGCGGATGGCCTGGGCCACCTCGGCGGCATTCGAGCAGGCCTGCCAGGTCTGCTCGAAAGGCAACACGCGCTGATCAAGCAAGTACAGGACGCCATCACGCCAATCGATGGCGCTCACCTTCTCTGCTGCCAGTAGTCGATCGCGCATGCCTCACCCCGTCATTCGGACATCAAAAGCCGGCGATTATAGCGAGCCCCAGGCGCGGACGCTCGGGTATACTTCGCCTCCAGCCCAAGTACCCCAGGGAAATCCTGCCATGCCCAAACCCGCTACGCCGCTCGACCTGCTGCTCCTGCCTACCTGGCTGGTGCCTGTCGAACCTGCCGGGGTGGTATTGAAGGATCATGGCCTGGGGATTCGCGACGGACAGATCGTGTTCATCGGCCCCAGGGCCGAGGCTGAACGCCTGATTGCCAGCGAAACACGCGAACTGCCCGGCTGCCTGCTGAGCCCGGGCCTGATCAACGCTCACGGCCATGCGGCCATGACCCTGTTCCGCGGCCTGGCCGATGACCTGCCATTGATGACCTGGCTCGAAGAGCACATCTGGCCGGCCGAAGGTCGCTGGGTCGACGAGGCGTTCGTTCGTGACGGCACCGACCTGGCCATCGCCGAGCAGATCAAAGGCGGCATCACCTGTTTCTCCGACATGTATTTCTTCCCCAAGATCGCCAGCGAGTGCGCGCATAAAAGCGGCATCCGTGCGCAGATTGCCGTGCCGTTGCTGGATTTTCCGATACCTGGCGCGCGCAGTACCGAAGAAGCCCTGCACCTGGGTGTAGAACTGTTCGGCGACCTGCGCCACCACCCACGCATCACCGTCGCCCTTGGCCCGCATGCACCTTATACGGTGAGTGACGAGAACCTGGAGAAGATCCGGGTGATCGCCGAAGAGCTGGACGCGCCGATCCACATGCACATTCATGAAACCGCCTTTGAAGTGGAGCAATCCCTGACCACCCGCGGCGAGCGTCCACTGGCGCGCCTCGCCCGCCTGGGCCTGCTGGGGCCGCGCCTGCAGGCCGTGCACATGACCCAGGTCAGCGACGAAGACCTGGCCCTGCTGGTAGAAAGCAACACCAGCGTGGTGCATTGCCCGGAATCCAATCTCAAGCTGGCCAGCGGTTTTTGCCCGGTCGAGCGCCTGTGGCAAGCTGGGGTGAATGTCGCGGTGGGCACCGATGGCGCCGCCAGCAACAATGACCTCGACCTGCTTGGCGAAACGCGCACCGCAGCCTTGCTGGCCAAGGCAGTGGCCGGCTCGGCGAGCGCCCTGGACGCCCACAGGGCGTTGCGCATGGCCACCCTCAACGGCGCCCGCGCACTGGGCCTGGAAGAAGTCACCGGGTCACTGGAAACCGGCAAGGCCGCCGACCTGGTTGCCTTCGACCTGTCGGGCCTGGCCCAACAGCCGATCTATGATCCGGTTTCACAACTGATTTATGCCAGTGGCCGCGACTGCGTGAAGCATGTCTGGGTCGCTGGCAAGCAACTGCTTGACGAGCGCCGCCTGACCCGCCTGGACGAACAGGCCCTGCATGCCACAGCGTGCGCCTGGGGCCAGCGGATCGGCGAACGCACCGAATAACCGGCTGGCAGCGAAGACTGCCGGCCCGTAGCACCTTTATCAGAGTTTCAGAGGACTGTTCCATGAGCAACGTCGACCACGCCGAAATCGCCAAGTTCGAGGCCCTTGCCCACCGCTGGTGGGACCGCGAGAGCGAGTTCAAGCCGCTGCACGACATTAACCCGCTGCGGGTCAACTGGATCGACGAGCGGGTCAAGCTGGCCGGCAAGAAGGTTCTCGACGTCGGTTGCGGCGGCGGCATCCTCAGTGAAGCCATGGCCCTGCGCGGCGCCACCGTCACCGGTATCGACATGGGTGAAGCGCCCCTGGCCGTGGCCCAACTGCACCAGCTCGAATCCGGGGTGCAGGTCGAGTACCGCCAGACCACCGCCGAAGCCCTGGCCGAAGAAATGCCCGAGCAGTTCGATGTGGTCACCTGCCTTGAGATGCTTGAGCACGTACCGGACCCGTCCTCGGTCATCCGCGCCTGCTACCGCATGGTCAAACCCGGCGGCCAGGTATTCTTCTCGACCATCAACCGCAACCCCAAGGCCTACCTGTTCGCGATCATCGGCGCCGAATACATCATGAAGCTGCTGCCGCGCGGCACCCACGACTTCAAGAAGTTCATCCGTCCTTCGGAGCTGGGTGCCTGGAGCCGCGAGGCCGGCCTGAACGTCAAAGACATCATCGGCCTGACCTACAACCCGCTGACCAAGCACTACAAGCTGGCCAACGACGTTGACGTCAACTACATGATCCAGACCCTGCGCGAGGAATAAACATGCGTTTGCGAGCAGTACTTTTCGACATGGACGGCACCCTGCTCGACACGGCGCCGGACTTCATCGCCATTTGCCAGGCCATGCTTGCCGATCGCGGCCTGCCTGCCATTGACGACCAACGGATCCGCGACGTGATTTCCGGCGGCGCCCGGGCCATGGTCGAAGTCACCTTCGGCATCAAGCCTGAAGCTGCAGAATTTGAAGCCTTGCGCCTTGAATTCCTTGAGCGTTACCAGCGCGACTGCGCAGTCCACAGCAAACTGTTCGACGGCATGGCCGAGCTGCTGGCCGACATCGAGAAAGGCAACCTGCTATGGGGCGTGGTCACCAACAAGCCGGTGCGTTTCGCCGAACCCATCATGCAGCGCCTGGGCCTGGCTGAGCGCTCGGCCCTGCTGATCTGCCCGGATCACGTGAAGAACAGCAAGCCGGACCCCGAGCCGCTGATCCTTGCCTGCAAGACCCTGAACCTGGACCCGGCCAGCGTCCTGTTCGTCGGCGACGACCTGCGCGATATCGAGTCGGGCCGCGATGCCGGCACCCGCACCGCAGCGGTGCGCTACGGCTATATTCATCCAGAAGACAACCCCAACAACTGGGGCGCGGATGTGGTGGTCGATCATCCGCTGGAGCTGCGCAAGGTGCTCGATGGCGCGCTTTGCGGCTGCTGACGCTTAAATGCATCGCGGGGCAAGCCCGCTCCTACAAGGATGTGTAGGAGCGGGCTTGCCCCGCGATGGGCATCACAATTGAAGAGGTAACCCCATGTTCGATTACTCCGCCCGCCCCGACCTGCTCAAGGGCCGGACCATTCTGGTCACCGGCGCAGGTCGCGGAATCGGCGCAGCTGCTGCCAAGACCTATGCCGCACATGGCGCCACCGTCCTGCTGCTGGGCAAGACCGAAGGCAACCTGACCGAGGTCTACGACCAGATCGAAGCCGCCGGACACCCGAAGCCTGCCGTCATTCCCTTCAACCTGGAGACGGCGCTGCCGCACCAGTACGACGAACTGGCGGCCATGATCGAAAGCGAGTTCGGCCATATTGACGGCCTGCTGCACAATGCCTCGATCATCGGTCCGCGCACGCCGCTGGAGCAGCTCTCGGGCGACAACTTCATGCGCGTCATGCAGATCAACGTCAATGCCATGTTCATGCTGACCAGCACCCTGCTACCGCTGCTGAAGCTGTCCCAGGATGCCTCGGTGATCTTCACCTCCAGCAGCGTCGGGCGCAAAGGCCGAGCCTACTGGGGTGCCTATGGGGTGTCGAAGTTCGCCACCGAAGGCCTGATGCAGACCCTCGCCGACGAACTTGAAGGTGTAGCGCCCGTGCGGGCCAACAGCGTGAACCCGGGCGCCACCCGTACCAGCATGCGCGCCCAGGCCTATCCTGGCGAAAATCCGGAGAACAATCCGCTGCCAGAGCAGATCATGCCGGTCTACCTGTACCTGATGGGCCCGGATAGCACGGGCATCAACGGCCAGGCATTCAACGCCCAGTAAGCTCAGCCCTCCGCCAGTTCCGCCTGAAGCCGGGCGGGCTGGCGCTGTTCCTGCTGCATGCAGCGCTCAAGGAACAGGAACATATAGTCGTAGCTCTTGCAGATCGCCCGACGCAGCTCGACCTGCAAGGCCCGTGACGGGTTGTTGCCCGCCAGGGTGCAGACGATTTCCAGCGCTTCCCACGGGTGCGAATCATCGTACTGGGCATGCATCTTCAGCCATTTCATTGCGCGCTTGCGCCCCTCTTCCGGGAAGCCCTGGGCATAGACGCCGGTCGAACAGACCACCGCCGACCACTCGCCGGTCGCGCCTTCGATTGCATAGTTGGTCGCCGCAATGGCGACAACCAATGAATCGGCAGCACAGGTGTGCCAACACCAATCGCTCAAGGCATTGAGTTCGGCAGGCACTTCCTGGGCTTGCAGATCCTCAAGGCTGACACCATGGGCCTGGCTCCAGTAAACCCAGTAATCGGCATGATTGAGCTCGACGCGAATGTTGCGCATCAGCCAACGCCGCGCCATGTCTTCCCCTGGATGACGGGCGTAGCGGGTCTTGGTCAGGTTCTTGGCCATGTACAGGGAAAACTGCTCGACCACGGGCCAGCCACCGATCAGGTACTGGCGCATGGTCCGGCCACTGAGCCGACCGTCCCGCATGCGTTGATAAAGCTCGTGCTCCACTACCCGACGCTTGCTCTCATGACAGTCCTTGATCAACTGCTGAGCCCAGAGCGGATAACTGCTGGCGTCCATCAATGGACCGGTCCGAATAAACGTATCAATCACTGTCAGCTCCTTGTTCCTTGTGATTATTTGCAGGCTTTTTTCAACGAAAGACCCCAGGCGCTTGTGACAGAAGCGGCCGCGCAGCAATGCGCTGGCGTCGCAGGCTGTCACAGGTGAACACCTGTGGCCGCTCGATCAGGTATCCCTGGGCGTAATCAACGCCTACTTCCCGCAGGGCCTGTTCGATCAACGGTGTTTCGACAAACTCGGCGATAGTGCGCTTGCCCATGACATGACCGATATGATTGATCACCTCAACCATTGCCCGGTTGACCGGGTCATCCAGCATGTCCTTGACGAAACTTCCGTCGATCTTCAGGAAGTCTACAGGCAAGTGCTTCAAATACGCGAACGACGACATCCCTGCGCAAAAGTCATCCAGCGAGAAGCGACATCCCAATCCCTTGAGTTCATTGATAAAGCGAATGGCGCTGCCCAAGTTGGCAATTGCGCTGGTTTCGGTGATCTCAAAGCAGATCAGATGAGGCGGAATGGCGAATTCGCCGAACAGACGCTGCAGGTACTCCAGGAACTTGTCATCCCCAATACTGCTGCCCGACAAGTTGATTGCACACATCGCCACCGGGCCTCCCGGGTGCTCGTCCAGGCACTGACGAATGACCTGGAAGACGCTGCGCACCACCCAGCGATCCAGCGCGGTCATCAACCCATAGCGTTCGGCAGCGGGAATGAAACTGTCTGGCAGAACGATCCGTCCACTTTCATCGTGCAGACGCAAGAGGATTTCCAGATGACCTGCATCGTCATGAGGGCCTAATGCAGCAATTTCCTGGGCGTACAGGCAAAAACGGTTTTCCTCCAGGGCCACATGCAGGCGCTGGATCCAGGCCATTTCACCGAAACGCATGGACAGCTCGCTGTCATCGGGATGATAGACCTGCACCCGATTGCGGCCTTTCTCCTTGGCCATATAGCAGGCCATGTCGGCCGCCCGCAGGGAAGCCTCCAAGGTTGTCGGCGCCTGGGAGATATGCACCAGCCCCAGGCTCACGGTGGTCATGAACGGGCGCCCCTTCCAGACGAAATGCAGACTCTGGACAGCCAGGCGCAGGCTTTCGGCGATGCGTTCGGCCTGCTCTTGCGGGCAGTTTTCAAGGAGGATGCCAAACTCGTCGCCACCCAGCCTGGCCAAGGTATCGCCCACTCGTAACCCGGCCTGCAGCACCGCGCAGATGTGACGCAGCAACTCGTCACCTGCCGCGTGCCCACAGGTATCGTTCACCAGCTTGAACTGATCCAGATCGAGGAATATCAGTGCATGGTGCCCGGGCTTGCGGGCCAAGGCATTAAGCGCCTGCTCCAGGCGATACTCGAACTCCCGGCGGTTTGCCAGACCGGTCAACGCGTCATGGGTCGCCTGCCAGGAAAGATTGGCAATGTATTCACGCTCCTGGGTCATGTCATGCAACACCAGTACAACGCCGCTGACCTTGCCTTCGGCCATGATGGGCGCACCTACCAAGGTCACCGATACCGTGCTGCCATCAAGCCGCTGGATCAGTTTGACGTGCTCGCTGCCGCCTTTGAGTCCACCACTGAGGATGTTTTCAACCAGGGTCTGGCCCTCTGCTTCAGCATTTTCATCCAGCAGGCTGAACAGCGCAGACAGGGGTAACCCCTGGGCCTGGGCGGCGTGCCAGTGAGTCAGTTGCTCGGCCGCAGGGTTCATGTAGTCGATACAGCCCTCGACATCCGTGGTGATCACACCGTCGCCGATCGACTCCAGGGTAATCTGCGCCCGCTCCTTCTCCACTTCCAGGGCGCGGGCGAAGGCCTGCCGCTGGGCCAGCAGCTTGCTCGATCGCATCCAGGCCAGGACTATCAGCCCCAGCGCGGTTGCAAAATTGGTCATTATCAGAACCCGCGAGAGCATTCGCGAACCCTCGCCCAGCGCGTCGCTGAACGCTCGGGCAGCCGGTGTCACACCCTCGTTGATCTCGGCGATGCGCGCCTTGCAGGCAGCCACCGCGCGGGCATCTACCCGGCCTGAACGGAAGCCTTCATGCAGTTGCCGGGCGACGTCGTCCAGCTGATTGAGAAAGCCGTCCCCCACCGACCACAGCTCGCTGGCCTTTTTCAGGTAACTGATCTGACCAAAGTTCAGATACAGCCAGATCAGGCTGGAAACATCGTCGGGGTGGTTGCCCCCTTGCAGAATGCCGCGGC
It encodes:
- the gyrA gene encoding DNA gyrase subunit A, whose translation is MGELAKEILPVNIEDELRQSYLDYAMSVIVGRALPDARDGLKPVHRRVLYAMSELGNDWNKPYKKSARVVGDVIGKYHPHGDTAVYDTIVRMAQPFSLRYLLVDGQGNFGSVDGDNAAAMRYTEVRMTKLAHELLADLHKETVDWVPNYDGTEQIPAVMPTKIPNLLVNGSSGIAVGMATNIPPHNLGEVIDGCLALIDNADITVDELMQFIPGPDFPTAAIINGRQGIIEAYRTGRGRIYMRARSTVEDIDKVGGRQQIVVTELPYQLNKARLIEKIAELVKEKKLEGITELRDESDKDGMRIVIELRRGEVPEVILNNLYAQTQLQSVFGINIVALIDGRPRVLNLKDLLEAFVRHRREVVTRRTVFELRKARERGHILEGQAVALSNIDPVIALIKASPTPSEAKEALISTPWESSAVQVMVERAGADSCRPENLDEQYGLRDGKYFLSPEQAQAILDLRLHRLTGLEHEKLLAEYQEILNQIGELIRILSSAERLMEVIREELELIRAEYGDVRRTEILDARLDLTLGDMIPEEDRVVTISHGGYAKTQPLAAYQAQRRGGKGKSATGVKDEDYISHLLVANSHTTLLLFSSKGKVYWLKTYEIPEASRAARGRPLVNLLPLDEGEYISTMLPVEEYTEGHFIFMATANGTVKKTPLESFSRQRSVGLIALELDEGDVLISAAITDGEREVMLFSDAGKVTRFKESDVRAMGRTARGVRGMRLGEGQKLISMIIPEEGSQILTASERGYGKRTEIGEFPEYKRGGQGVIAMVSNERNGRLVGAVQVQEGEEIMLISDQGTLVRTRVGEVSSLGRNTQGVTLIKLASDETLVGLERVQEPSEEEGDEDYEGDTDTVEAPEAQAAGDEEAPQE
- the mtnA gene encoding S-methyl-5-thioribose-1-phosphate isomerase codes for the protein MRDRLLAAEKVSAIDWRDGVLYLLDQRVLPFEQTWQACSNAAEVAQAIRSMTVRGAPAIGISAAYGLAMAVRQRLAEGDDWEMALEEDFELLVHARPTGANLFWALNRMRERLLRVKAGEDVAAIMAAEAVAIHDSDREANLTMAQMGVDLIRKHQGNEQALMTHCNTGALATGGFGTALGVIRAASMEGMVERVYVNETRPWLQGSRLTAWELAEEGIALTVNADSAAAHLMKTKGITWVVVGADRIAANGDVANKIGTYQLAVNAMHHGVRFMVVASSSSIDMNLESGEDILLEERSASELLEFAGKRVGADVEAFNPVFDVTPADLIDVIVTEKGIVERPDTVKMAQLMCRKRLH
- a CDS encoding TRZ/ATZ family hydrolase translates to MPKPATPLDLLLLPTWLVPVEPAGVVLKDHGLGIRDGQIVFIGPRAEAERLIASETRELPGCLLSPGLINAHGHAAMTLFRGLADDLPLMTWLEEHIWPAEGRWVDEAFVRDGTDLAIAEQIKGGITCFSDMYFFPKIASECAHKSGIRAQIAVPLLDFPIPGARSTEEALHLGVELFGDLRHHPRITVALGPHAPYTVSDENLEKIRVIAEELDAPIHMHIHETAFEVEQSLTTRGERPLARLARLGLLGPRLQAVHMTQVSDEDLALLVESNTSVVHCPESNLKLASGFCPVERLWQAGVNVAVGTDGAASNNDLDLLGETRTAALLAKAVAGSASALDAHRALRMATLNGARALGLEEVTGSLETGKAADLVAFDLSGLAQQPIYDPVSQLIYASGRDCVKHVWVAGKQLLDERRLTRLDEQALHATACAWGQRIGERTE
- the ubiG gene encoding bifunctional 2-polyprenyl-6-hydroxyphenol methylase/3-demethylubiquinol 3-O-methyltransferase UbiG, which produces MSNVDHAEIAKFEALAHRWWDRESEFKPLHDINPLRVNWIDERVKLAGKKVLDVGCGGGILSEAMALRGATVTGIDMGEAPLAVAQLHQLESGVQVEYRQTTAEALAEEMPEQFDVVTCLEMLEHVPDPSSVIRACYRMVKPGGQVFFSTINRNPKAYLFAIIGAEYIMKLLPRGTHDFKKFIRPSELGAWSREAGLNVKDIIGLTYNPLTKHYKLANDVDVNYMIQTLREE
- the mupP gene encoding N-acetylmuramic acid 6-phosphate phosphatase MupP gives rise to the protein MRLRAVLFDMDGTLLDTAPDFIAICQAMLADRGLPAIDDQRIRDVISGGARAMVEVTFGIKPEAAEFEALRLEFLERYQRDCAVHSKLFDGMAELLADIEKGNLLWGVVTNKPVRFAEPIMQRLGLAERSALLICPDHVKNSKPDPEPLILACKTLNLDPASVLFVGDDLRDIESGRDAGTRTAAVRYGYIHPEDNPNNWGADVVVDHPLELRKVLDGALCGC
- a CDS encoding YciK family oxidoreductase yields the protein MFDYSARPDLLKGRTILVTGAGRGIGAAAAKTYAAHGATVLLLGKTEGNLTEVYDQIEAAGHPKPAVIPFNLETALPHQYDELAAMIESEFGHIDGLLHNASIIGPRTPLEQLSGDNFMRVMQINVNAMFMLTSTLLPLLKLSQDASVIFTSSSVGRKGRAYWGAYGVSKFATEGLMQTLADELEGVAPVRANSVNPGATRTSMRAQAYPGENPENNPLPEQIMPVYLYLMGPDSTGINGQAFNAQ
- a CDS encoding TenA family transcriptional regulator, producing the protein MDASSYPLWAQQLIKDCHESKRRVVEHELYQRMRDGRLSGRTMRQYLIGGWPVVEQFSLYMAKNLTKTRYARHPGEDMARRWLMRNIRVELNHADYWVYWSQAHGVSLEDLQAQEVPAELNALSDWCWHTCAADSLVVAIAATNYAIEGATGEWSAVVCSTGVYAQGFPEEGRKRAMKWLKMHAQYDDSHPWEALEIVCTLAGNNPSRALQVELRRAICKSYDYMFLFLERCMQQEQRQPARLQAELAEG
- a CDS encoding EAL domain-containing protein translates to MKRKRTLEAPRLLGIIWPFVAVVLFQALLGSISLYALSAVRGYVAGESLWSKGQKDAIYYLMLYADSGEESDFRKYRRAIAIPQGGHELRVALELPTPDLEAARRGILQGGNHPDDVSSLIWLYLNFGQISYLKKASELWSVGDGFLNQLDDVARQLHEGFRSGRVDARAVAACKARIAEINEGVTPAARAFSDALGEGSRMLSRVLIMTNFATALGLIVLAWMRSSKLLAQRQAFARALEVEKERAQITLESIGDGVITTDVEGCIDYMNPAAEQLTHWHAAQAQGLPLSALFSLLDENAEAEGQTLVENILSGGLKGGSEHVKLIQRLDGSTVSVTLVGAPIMAEGKVSGVVLVLHDMTQEREYIANLSWQATHDALTGLANRREFEYRLEQALNALARKPGHHALIFLDLDQFKLVNDTCGHAAGDELLRHICAVLQAGLRVGDTLARLGGDEFGILLENCPQEQAERIAESLRLAVQSLHFVWKGRPFMTTVSLGLVHISQAPTTLEASLRAADMACYMAKEKGRNRVQVYHPDDSELSMRFGEMAWIQRLHVALEENRFCLYAQEIAALGPHDDAGHLEILLRLHDESGRIVLPDSFIPAAERYGLMTALDRWVVRSVFQVIRQCLDEHPGGPVAMCAINLSGSSIGDDKFLEYLQRLFGEFAIPPHLICFEITETSAIANLGSAIRFINELKGLGCRFSLDDFCAGMSSFAYLKHLPVDFLKIDGSFVKDMLDDPVNRAMVEVINHIGHVMGKRTIAEFVETPLIEQALREVGVDYAQGYLIERPQVFTCDSLRRQRIAARPLLSQAPGVFR